A portion of the Apis mellifera strain DH4 linkage group LG6, Amel_HAv3.1, whole genome shotgun sequence genome contains these proteins:
- the LOC411156 gene encoding elongator complex protein 4 isoform X2 — MLQYFMAEGVVTAQPLLIGSKDTKTSHLVSEMPAVITDPKSIDEPSNSDEQMKIAWRYQNMKAIDPSPIGGQFFGHFYDLTKTMEKEVIEKADITQWYDDSCPVKDKIFNNTTYTNLLKCIQETLKKGQYSLLETPEKRQVLRIAIHSLGSRLWWSDSEDESHQDLLKFLYYFRAILRYSYAVGVITIPTEYFDKSDTIVQQIEHLSDIAIRLESFAGSQKETNPLFKDYHGLLHLQKMLTLNTMAPHNPDSRDLVFKLRRKKFVIEVLHLPPELGDTTQREQDETVPQFGCSNQSNKNLDF, encoded by the exons atgttacaatattttatggcTGAAGGTGTAGTTACTGCACAACCATTATTAATTGGATCTAAAGATACTAAAACATCTCATCTTGTGTCAGAGATGCCAGCTGTTATAACAGATCCTAAATCAATTGATGAACCTTCTAATTCTGatgaacaaatgaaaattgcTTGGAGATATCAAAATATGAAAGCAATTGATCCTTCTCCAATTGGAGGACAATTTTTTGGTCATTTTTATGATCTTACAAAAACAATGGAAAAAGAAGTAATTGAAAAAGCAGATATAACACAATGGTACGATGATAGTTGTCctgtaaaagataaaatctttaataatacaacatatacaaatttattgaaGTGTATTCAAGAGACTTTGAAAAAAGGACAATATTCACTTTTAGAAACCCCTGAAAAAAGACAAGTTTTAAGAATTGCAATTCATTCATTAGGATCTAGATTATGGTGGAGTGATTCTGAAGATGAATCGCATCAAgacttgttaaaatttttatattattttagagcAATCTTAAGATATTCTTATGCAGTTGGTGTAATAACAATACCTacagaatattttgataaatcc gataCTATTGTGCAACAAATTGAACATTTATCGGATATTGCAATTAGATTAGAATCATTTGCGGGCTCACAAAAGGAAACGAATCCACTTTTTAAAGACTATCATGGTTTACTACATCTTCAAAAGATGCTTACTTTAAATACCATGGCACCACATAATCCAGATTCACGAGatcttgtatttaaattacgtcgtaaaaaatttgttattgaa gttTTACATTTACCACCTGAATTGGGAGATACTACTCAACGGGAACAAGATGAAACAGTACCCCAATTTGGATGTTCAAATCaatcaaataagaatttagacttttaa
- the LOC411156 gene encoding putative elongator complex protein 4 isoform X1: protein MDLLSAKNTRIPFISGTKPSLKNSQLLVSSGIPSLDYIIGGGLPIGSLFLIEEDRYGTYAKVMLQYFMAEGVVTAQPLLIGSKDTKTSHLVSEMPAVITDPKSIDEPSNSDEQMKIAWRYQNMKAIDPSPIGGQFFGHFYDLTKTMEKEVIEKADITQWYDDSCPVKDKIFNNTTYTNLLKCIQETLKKGQYSLLETPEKRQVLRIAIHSLGSRLWWSDSEDESHQDLLKFLYYFRAILRYSYAVGVITIPTEYFDKSDTIVQQIEHLSDIAIRLESFAGSQKETNPLFKDYHGLLHLQKMLTLNTMAPHNPDSRDLVFKLRRKKFVIEVLHLPPELGDTTQREQDETVPQFGCSNQSNKNLDF, encoded by the exons atggatttaTTAAGTGCAAAGAATACTAGAATTCCTTTTATATCAGGAACAAAaccttcattaaaaaattcacaattactTGTTTCAAGTGGAATTCCTtctttagattatataatag gTGGTGGATTACCTATTGgttctttatttcttattg aggaAGATCGATATGGTACATATGCAAAAGTtatgttacaatattttatggcTGAAGGTGTAGTTACTGCACAACCATTATTAATTGGATCTAAAGATACTAAAACATCTCATCTTGTGTCAGAGATGCCAGCTGTTATAACAGATCCTAAATCAATTGATGAACCTTCTAATTCTGatgaacaaatgaaaattgcTTGGAGATATCAAAATATGAAAGCAATTGATCCTTCTCCAATTGGAGGACAATTTTTTGGTCATTTTTATGATCTTACAAAAACAATGGAAAAAGAAGTAATTGAAAAAGCAGATATAACACAATGGTACGATGATAGTTGTCctgtaaaagataaaatctttaataatacaacatatacaaatttattgaaGTGTATTCAAGAGACTTTGAAAAAAGGACAATATTCACTTTTAGAAACCCCTGAAAAAAGACAAGTTTTAAGAATTGCAATTCATTCATTAGGATCTAGATTATGGTGGAGTGATTCTGAAGATGAATCGCATCAAgacttgttaaaatttttatattattttagagcAATCTTAAGATATTCTTATGCAGTTGGTGTAATAACAATACCTacagaatattttgataaatcc gataCTATTGTGCAACAAATTGAACATTTATCGGATATTGCAATTAGATTAGAATCATTTGCGGGCTCACAAAAGGAAACGAATCCACTTTTTAAAGACTATCATGGTTTACTACATCTTCAAAAGATGCTTACTTTAAATACCATGGCACCACATAATCCAGATTCACGAGatcttgtatttaaattacgtcgtaaaaaatttgttattgaa gttTTACATTTACCACCTGAATTGGGAGATACTACTCAACGGGAACAAGATGAAACAGTACCCCAATTTGGATGTTCAAATCaatcaaataagaatttagacttttaa
- the LOC724310 gene encoding uncharacterized protein LOC724310, with translation MERKNFGMSQIFVCCSNIIFLISGFTLMSLGALLLADDERILLSRLLGPGDIHPDQPLFYYLAFALVGLGFLITLTGLLGCWAICLYNRCITISYFIAIILLLLGECTVCVLVVFWPHVLGIDVRPARLIRALQRSYAVPGREQFTAALDLAQTMFACCGINGSSNYGTSWWRLQEVGRRELVVPLSCCTLNNVNQTDSFLNPEPANLTFCQALNPAEHQYARHTTGCLEMLEKWTQDQALILLVIGLTIIFVEVSALLSTFFACSKGTKRTKSQASTFTSTQTLSPFNESDHDFEGSEGKSSIDIKNTKTMSNLSRLGDVRRFSKSIIEEWKNSPEFDENEVLRSDQLYEERAIDVVPDCSNKTWSIEKNNLDKSRDDKSNAMKSKLHNSAATVRSIPIKNYQASIAHNIGTLRRSEIPQLQFESSMSEPDKSLRLTKYKTISSPQNEVKSQIRRSTMASKHSEILNPSRRSCHSCDYQREIQNEQRKNSKIKTLDRRIVKSEHNVSSQRDDLSDFDSDDYFHKSPPQKYNISHRRSKEDTRIQDQSNEESMENRDLKRLRNEETRIKSKWGTIDFKRGHVGQKISAYEENAKRGNRNWTSLDTYQIFPETNLKKHRAIGVPLVGMHNACGLPVVASWHDHELLEPLRVKGGKILGTLRPIVKGSSRASINFRHRTHPKRRMVETNQSISKRSQVLDLKESDKKIDYPSIKSLVSLEADGLRKKRRHRSSFKAKRTGTFSKNTMKRKSRSDERKDKENCLIGSLYKKSFESGNTKRQTLYARDDGEDAVQVLKSLCLNPLARTKSDTDMIW, from the exons atggaaagaaaaaactttggCATGTCTCAAATTTTCGTGTGTTGTTCGAACATCATTTTTCTG ATTTCGGGTTTCACGTTGATGTCATTAGGAGCATTGTTATTAGCCGATGATGAACGTATTTTACTGTCGCGTTTATTGGGACCGGGTGATATACATCCCGATCAACCACTTTTCTATTACTTAGCATTTGCACTCGTTGGACTCGGATTTCTGATCACGTTAACTGGTCTACTTGGATGTTGGGCAATTTGTCTTTATAATCGATGCATCACAATTTCG TATTTCATCGCTATAATCCTGCTATTACTCGGCGAATGTACCGTATGCGTTCTCGTGGTGTTCTGGCCTCACGTTTTAGGCATCGATGTCAGACCGGCACGATTGATACGAGCTTTGCAACGAAGCTACGCCGTACCCGGCCGAGAGCAATTCACGGCAGCCCTTGATCTCGCACAAACAATG TTTGCTTGCTGCGGCATAAACGGAAGCAGCAATTACGGCACCTCGTGGTGGCGGCTGCAGGAAGTCGGCCGAAGAGAATTAGTGGTGCCTCTCAGTTGCTGCACCCTGAATAATGTAAACCAGACCGATTCCTTCCTCAATCCTGAACCTGCCAATCTTACTTTCTGCCAGGCTTTGAATCCCGCCGAACATCAATATGCCCGCCACACTACG GGTTGTTTGGAAATGTTGGAGAAATGGACTCAAGACCAAGCGTTGATATTGCTCGTGATTGGACTTACTATTATTTTCGTGGAGGTAAGCGCACTTCTAAGCACATTCTTCGCCTGTTCAAAAGGGACTAAGAGAACTAAATCACAAGCATCAACATTCACGTCCACGCAAACGCTCAGCCCATTTAACGAGAGCGATCACGATTTTG AGGGCAGTGAGGGTAAATCGTCGATCGATATCAAGAATACGAAAACTATGTCGAATTTGTCCAGGCTAGGGGATGTAAGAAGATTTAGTAAAAGTATAAtcgaagaatggaaaaattctcCAGAATTTGATGAGAACGAAGTGTTGCGAAGTGATCAATTGTACGAAGAGCGTGCAATAGATGTCGTGCCAGACTGTTCCAATAAAACTTGGtcaatagagaaaaataatctcgaCAAAAGTCGTGATGATAAAAGTAACGCGATGAAGTCAAAATTGCATAACAGTGCCGCCACTGTCAGAAGTATTCCAATAAAGAATTATCAGGCGTCGATAGCCCATAACATTGGAACGTTGAGACGATCAGAAATACCTCAACTCCAATTTGAATCCTCGATGTCCGAACCTGATAAGAGTCTCCGTTTAACTAAATACAAAACGATATCTTCTCCGCAAAACGAAGTTAAATCTCAAATTCGACGATCGACCATGGCTTCGAAGCATTCGGAAATTTTAAACCCATCTAGGAGATCTTGTCATTCTTGCGACTACCAACGCGAAATTCAAAATGAACAGCGTAAGAactcgaaaataaaaacattggaTAGAAGAATTGTCAAGAGTGAACATAACGTTTCGAGTCAAAGAGATGATCTTAGTGATTTTGATAGTgatgattattttcataaatctccccctcaaaaatataatatcagcCATCGAAGATCAAAAGAAGACACAAGAATTCAAGATCAATCGAACGAggaatcgatggaaaatagagatttaaaacgattgagaaacgaagaaacgcGGATCAAGAGTAAATGGGGAACCATTGATTTCAAACGTGGACACGTGGGTCAAAAAATATCGGCGTACGAGGAAAATGCCAAGCGCGGTAATCGTAATTGGACGTCTCTCGACACGTATCAAATATTTCCCGAAacgaatttaaagaaacatcGAGCGATCGGTGTACCATTAGTAGGTATGCATAACGCGTGCGGTTTGCCCGTAGTGGCTTCATGGCACGATCATGAACTATTGGAACCTTTGAGAGTCAAAGGAGGTAAAATTTTAGGAACCTTAAGGCCGATTGTCAAAGGTTCATCGCGCGCTTCGATTAATTTCCGTCATCGAACTCATCCTAAAAGGAGAATGGTCGAAACGAATCAGAGCATTTCTAAAAGGAGCCaagttttagatttaaaagagTCTGATAAGAAGATTGATTATCCATCGATAAAATCATTAGTTTCTTTGGAAGCAGATGGgctaagaaagaaaaggagacaTCGATCTTCATTTAAGGCGAAAAGAACTGGtacgttttcgaaaaatactATGAAACGAAAGAGTAGATCggatgaaagaaaagataaagagaATTGTTTGATCGGCagtctttataaaaaatcgttcgaatcTGGAAATACAAAAAGACAAACTTTGTATGCAAGAGATGATGGAGAGGACGCTGTGCAAGTTCTTAAGAGTTTATGTTTAAATCCTTTGGCACGAACGAAATCTGATACTGATATGATATGGTAA